Proteins from a single region of Psychrobacter cryohalolentis K5:
- a CDS encoding DUF2799 domain-containing protein, whose amino-acid sequence MNNLIKRNSSSANFTQKSRTPIISKSSVALTLIGVALFTLSGCATTQKSLTPQQCQSSNWQEVGYADGINGRSGDYFGHYANSCASAGAPMPNRIQWEQGRQLGLKKYCTELNAYKRGREGYDWQPVCPLEGIEKLEEAYAQGRYYHIRQRDLDHLRSPYPFGYGLGRYGGYGYRPFGYGW is encoded by the coding sequence ATGAATAATCTTATTAAGCGAAACTCATCGAGTGCCAATTTTACTCAAAAATCGCGCACTCCAATCATTAGTAAGTCCAGCGTTGCCTTAACACTAATCGGTGTTGCCTTATTTACTTTATCAGGCTGTGCCACCACTCAAAAAAGCCTGACGCCGCAGCAATGTCAAAGCAGCAACTGGCAAGAAGTGGGCTATGCCGACGGTATCAATGGGCGCTCAGGGGATTATTTTGGTCATTATGCTAATAGCTGTGCTAGTGCTGGCGCTCCCATGCCAAACCGTATTCAATGGGAACAGGGTCGCCAGCTGGGGCTGAAAAAATACTGTACCGAGCTAAATGCTTATAAGCGTGGTCGTGAAGGTTATGACTGGCAGCCTGTCTGCCCGCTCGAGGGCATCGAAAAGCTCGAAGAAGCTTACGCGCAAGGTCGCTATTACCATATCCGCCAACGTGACCTTGATCACTTGCGGTCGCCTTATCCGTTTGGTTATGGTCTTGGACGCTATGGCGGCTACGGCTATCGCCCGTTTGGCTACGGCTGGTAA
- a CDS encoding MotA/TolQ/ExbB proton channel family protein, which yields MDFTTYWQYSDMVTRTLFFLLLALSIISWVTGIIRVLQSRKLVTTVADDLSQQMQEKRSDLSVADAATRRLITEQTLLKHIGRYRFASERGLPILGTTAAIAPFIGLFGTVWGIFHALRNIGMSGQAGLGQVAGPVGEALIMTGLGIAVAIPAVVFYNLAVRINRSIMYQANDRAHDLLAQSAELAVTQQSSINNEPAVTQAQLVKGNHTETQAPQQTEHYHKSAPSQP from the coding sequence ATGGACTTTACAACTTACTGGCAATATAGCGATATGGTGACTAGAACCTTGTTCTTTTTACTGCTCGCTTTATCTATCATCTCTTGGGTCACGGGCATCATTCGGGTGCTACAAAGCCGAAAATTGGTGACGACTGTTGCTGATGATTTGAGCCAGCAGATGCAGGAAAAACGCTCAGATCTAAGTGTGGCAGATGCAGCGACGCGGCGTTTGATTACTGAGCAAACCTTGCTAAAGCACATTGGTCGCTACCGTTTTGCTAGCGAGCGTGGTTTGCCTATCCTTGGTACGACAGCAGCGATTGCACCGTTTATTGGTCTGTTTGGGACAGTATGGGGTATTTTCCATGCCCTACGTAATATTGGTATGAGCGGACAAGCAGGACTTGGGCAGGTAGCGGGACCGGTCGGTGAGGCACTTATCATGACCGGTTTAGGAATAGCCGTAGCGATTCCAGCGGTAGTGTTCTATAACCTTGCTGTACGTATTAATCGTAGCATCATGTACCAGGCAAATGATCGCGCCCATGATTTACTGGCGCAATCTGCTGAGCTAGCAGTCACACAACAATCATCAATAAATAATGAACCTGCCGTGACTCAAGCTCAGTTAGTAAAAGGTAATCATACAGAGACGCAAGCCCCTCAACAAACAGAACATTATCATAAATCAGCACCATCACAGCCGTAA
- a CDS encoding energy transducer TonB, with product MSSTDLETPPLKSILIAILVVVGLHVLTAVALVAMKPSAPKVAPPKQTPPIEIELVSLPAALPKEPVKVVKSVEKEVTKVVIDKSTLAPKPQAIIKPKPVTETPKKPVVQERKPDITPLVKKEKTTSIAQEKPSQKQTKQEEPNPAIDKAISEQLANNQKVNNQQAEQRRLVAAQAEKAAQEAQLQQAQAQAQAQEAQRVANAKASAEAANDAAQKAARAAKQAEKAAKAAAESNEPVNFTASSANWVSAPNFSFPERVARRANSGDTLNVVLILRVNKQGGIDNVRIAQSSGNAALDKEATRQVRSGKFKPFTNNAGVPVVGNVTLPVSYAVP from the coding sequence ATGAGTTCAACGGATTTAGAGACGCCCCCACTTAAATCAATCTTGATAGCGATACTAGTTGTAGTAGGGCTTCACGTGCTTACGGCAGTGGCATTGGTGGCAATGAAACCGTCTGCACCCAAAGTCGCGCCGCCCAAACAGACGCCGCCTATTGAAATAGAGCTGGTATCATTACCTGCTGCGTTACCTAAAGAGCCGGTAAAAGTGGTGAAATCTGTTGAAAAAGAAGTGACTAAGGTTGTGATAGATAAAAGCACGCTAGCGCCAAAACCGCAGGCTATAATAAAACCAAAGCCGGTCACAGAGACGCCAAAAAAACCAGTGGTACAAGAACGCAAACCTGATATTACACCGCTAGTCAAAAAAGAAAAGACAACGTCGATTGCTCAAGAAAAGCCGTCACAAAAACAGACTAAGCAAGAAGAGCCAAATCCCGCCATTGATAAAGCCATATCTGAGCAGCTTGCTAATAACCAAAAGGTTAACAATCAGCAAGCTGAGCAACGTCGACTTGTAGCAGCACAAGCGGAAAAAGCAGCGCAAGAAGCACAGCTGCAACAGGCGCAGGCTCAGGCTCAGGCTCAGGAAGCGCAAAGAGTAGCAAATGCTAAAGCGAGTGCCGAAGCAGCAAATGACGCGGCTCAAAAAGCAGCAAGAGCGGCTAAGCAAGCAGAAAAGGCCGCTAAAGCAGCTGCTGAAAGTAATGAGCCTGTCAATTTTACCGCCAGCTCAGCAAATTGGGTATCAGCCCCAAACTTCAGTTTCCCTGAGCGCGTTGCACGACGAGCAAATTCGGGTGATACGCTCAACGTAGTATTGATACTGAGGGTAAATAAGCAGGGCGGGATCGATAATGTGCGTATCGCTCAATCTTCGGGGAATGCGGCATTGGATAAAGAAGCGACGCGGCAAGTGCGCTCAGGCAAGTTTAAACCCTTTACGAATAATGCTGGCGTACCAGTGGTTGGCAATGTGACCTTGCCTGTGAGCTACGCAGTACCTTAA
- the topA gene encoding type I DNA topoisomerase, translating into MTKPAAKKSAAPAADKPKGSPKASPKGKSLVIVESPAKAKTINKYLGDDFIVRSSIGHVRDLPVGASKSAKKPATTKKDDSLSKEEKTQQALVRRMGVDPEHDWAAVYEVLPNKTKVIKELKALAKDADKIYLATDMDREGEAIAWHLKEVIGGADSKYERVVFNEITKSAIQNAFKQPSKLDIDRVNAQQARRFLDRVVGFMVSPLLWQKVARGLSAGRVQSVAMRLVVEREHEIRAFIPEEYWQIHADTHIADSKAKKAADAEQIGIRLEATKQGGKTLKLVNKEQTDKVLDVLKANDFIVKEREEKPTQSKPSAPFITSTLQQAASTRLGFSVKKTMILAQRLYEAGHITYMRTDSTFLSGDALAAVRGYIEDSYGAKYVPEKPNFYGNKQGAQEAHEAIRPSNVNMKSTQLKAVERDAIRLYELIWRQFVACQMLPAKYLSVNLFVAADDVELKARGRTLVFDGFTKVMPPAKTDDNLLPDVKKGDKLILDKLDPSQHFTKPPPRFTEASLVKELEKKGIGRPSTYASIISTIQDRGYVKLENKRLFAEKMGDIVTDRLTASFPDLMDYTFTAALEDKLDHVAEGDTDWKDVLDNFYGDFKTTLDRAKEKDGMRPNDPTDVPDVHCDLCARPMQLRTGSTGVFLGCTGYNLPPKERCKGTKNLMPVEAFANLDDAEGDDEAAEVRDLMEKKRCPKCGTAMNGYIVDGGLKLHVCGNNPDCDGYVLEEGKFEVPGSDSPTIDCNKCDGQMELKTGRFGPYFACQQCDNTRKVLKTGEAAPPRMDPIHLPELKSVKHEDYFILREGAAGMFLAASKFPKVRETRPPKLAELREIKDKMEDKFQYLFEGPDEDPDGNPTILRWSRKKKEQYIGSEKNGKATRWGVYWRKGEWVEE; encoded by the coding sequence ATGACAAAACCCGCAGCTAAAAAAAGTGCAGCGCCCGCTGCTGACAAACCTAAAGGCAGCCCAAAAGCCAGTCCAAAGGGCAAGTCTTTGGTGATTGTTGAATCACCCGCCAAGGCAAAAACCATCAATAAATATTTGGGTGATGATTTTATCGTGCGCTCAAGTATTGGTCATGTCCGAGATTTGCCAGTCGGTGCTAGCAAAAGCGCAAAGAAACCAGCAACGACCAAAAAAGATGACAGTCTAAGTAAAGAAGAGAAAACTCAGCAAGCATTGGTACGGCGTATGGGTGTCGACCCTGAGCATGATTGGGCGGCAGTCTATGAAGTCTTGCCAAATAAGACCAAGGTCATTAAAGAGCTGAAAGCTTTAGCCAAAGACGCTGACAAAATCTATCTGGCAACGGATATGGATAGAGAGGGAGAGGCGATTGCTTGGCATCTTAAAGAAGTCATCGGCGGCGCTGACAGTAAGTATGAGCGTGTGGTTTTTAACGAGATTACCAAATCTGCCATTCAAAATGCCTTTAAGCAACCGTCTAAACTTGATATTGACCGAGTTAATGCACAGCAAGCGCGGCGTTTTTTAGACCGTGTCGTTGGTTTTATGGTATCGCCACTATTGTGGCAAAAAGTCGCTCGTGGTCTATCGGCGGGTCGCGTACAGTCAGTTGCCATGCGCTTGGTTGTTGAGCGTGAACATGAAATTCGCGCCTTTATTCCAGAAGAATATTGGCAGATTCATGCCGATACCCATATTGCTGATAGCAAAGCCAAAAAAGCTGCAGACGCTGAGCAAATTGGTATTCGTTTAGAAGCCACTAAGCAAGGCGGCAAAACGCTAAAGCTCGTCAATAAAGAGCAGACTGATAAAGTATTAGATGTCCTAAAAGCAAATGACTTTATCGTCAAAGAACGTGAAGAGAAGCCAACGCAGTCGAAACCAAGCGCGCCTTTTATTACCTCGACTTTGCAACAAGCCGCCAGCACGCGTCTGGGATTCTCAGTTAAGAAAACCATGATTTTAGCGCAACGTTTATATGAAGCGGGTCATATTACTTATATGCGTACCGATTCGACCTTTTTATCAGGTGATGCGCTTGCTGCGGTACGTGGCTATATCGAAGACAGCTATGGCGCAAAATACGTGCCAGAAAAGCCGAATTTCTATGGTAATAAACAAGGCGCACAAGAAGCGCATGAAGCCATACGTCCGTCTAACGTCAATATGAAGTCAACGCAGTTGAAAGCCGTTGAGCGTGATGCGATACGTTTGTATGAGCTAATCTGGCGTCAGTTTGTAGCCTGTCAGATGCTACCAGCAAAATATCTATCAGTGAATTTATTCGTTGCTGCTGATGATGTCGAGCTAAAAGCGCGTGGTCGCACCTTGGTATTTGATGGCTTTACCAAGGTTATGCCACCTGCCAAGACCGACGATAACTTATTACCAGATGTGAAAAAAGGCGATAAATTAATACTAGATAAGCTTGATCCGAGTCAGCATTTTACTAAGCCACCACCGCGTTTTACTGAGGCAAGTTTGGTCAAAGAGCTTGAGAAAAAAGGCATCGGTCGTCCATCGACCTATGCTTCTATCATCTCGACTATTCAAGATCGCGGTTATGTGAAGTTAGAAAACAAGCGCCTGTTTGCTGAAAAAATGGGTGATATCGTCACCGATAGACTGACGGCAAGTTTTCCTGATTTGATGGATTATACCTTTACCGCCGCGCTTGAAGACAAGCTTGATCATGTGGCAGAAGGCGATACCGATTGGAAAGATGTCCTTGATAATTTCTATGGTGACTTCAAAACAACGCTTGATCGTGCTAAAGAAAAAGACGGCATGCGCCCGAATGATCCAACCGATGTACCAGATGTCCATTGCGATCTTTGTGCTCGTCCAATGCAGCTACGTACCGGTTCAACGGGTGTATTCTTAGGTTGTACTGGTTACAACTTACCACCAAAAGAACGCTGTAAAGGCACTAAGAACTTAATGCCAGTCGAAGCTTTTGCCAATCTTGATGATGCCGAAGGTGATGACGAAGCGGCCGAAGTCAGAGATTTGATGGAGAAGAAACGCTGCCCGAAATGCGGTACGGCAATGAATGGTTATATCGTTGATGGCGGTCTTAAGCTGCATGTGTGTGGTAACAATCCTGATTGTGATGGTTATGTCTTAGAAGAAGGTAAGTTCGAAGTTCCTGGTTCTGATTCTCCAACCATTGATTGTAATAAGTGCGATGGACAAATGGAGTTAAAGACAGGACGTTTTGGTCCTTACTTTGCGTGTCAGCAATGTGATAACACGCGTAAAGTGCTGAAAACAGGCGAAGCAGCACCGCCGCGCATGGATCCTATTCATCTACCAGAGCTAAAATCAGTTAAGCATGAAGATTACTTTATCTTACGTGAAGGTGCAGCGGGCATGTTCTTAGCAGCCTCTAAGTTCCCTAAAGTACGGGAGACACGTCCGCCAAAGCTTGCTGAGCTGCGAGAGATTAAAGATAAAATGGAAGACAAGTTCCAGTATTTGTTTGAAGGTCCAGATGAGGATCCAGATGGTAATCCGACGATTTTACGTTGGTCGCGCAAGAAAAAAGAGCAGTATATCGGCTCTGAGAAAAATGGCAAAGCCACACGTTGGGGCGTTTACTGGCGTAAAGGAGAGTGGGTAGAGGAGTAA
- a CDS encoding ExbD/TolR family protein, whose translation MAFQLGDDSSQSMNEMNLIPLIDIMLVLMIIFLLTASVLNPAVPLDLPKTSAMLNEIPPEAIQISIDKDAGIFWDSDPISMEELEVRLQQQSAAGKDPSVQLRADKDSKYDTVAQVLAAASEAGLSKIAFVNE comes from the coding sequence ATGGCATTTCAATTGGGTGATGATAGTAGTCAAAGCATGAATGAGATGAACCTCATTCCGCTGATCGATATCATGCTGGTATTAATGATTATCTTTTTGTTGACGGCGAGCGTATTGAATCCGGCAGTGCCATTAGATTTGCCAAAGACCAGTGCGATGTTAAATGAAATCCCGCCCGAAGCGATCCAAATCAGTATTGATAAAGATGCAGGGATATTTTGGGACAGCGATCCTATTAGTATGGAAGAGCTAGAAGTACGCTTGCAGCAGCAAAGTGCCGCTGGCAAAGATCCTTCCGTACAGCTACGTGCTGATAAAGACAGTAAATATGATACCGTCGCTCAAGTGTTGGCAGCGGCGAGTGAAGCGGGACTAAGCAAAATAGCCTTTGTTAATGAATAA